The Xanthomonas sp. CFBP 8443 genome has a window encoding:
- a CDS encoding type II toxin-antitoxin system VapC family toxin — translation MYVLDTNVLSELRKVRLGKADANVAAWAESVDAADLFISAITVMELELGVLSIERKDAIQGAMLRSWLEQHVLPEFSGRTLPIDTAVAQRCARLHVPDKRGERDALIAATALVHGMAVVTRNVSDFEPTGVSVVNAWEPLP, via the coding sequence ATGTACGTACTCGACACCAACGTGCTGTCCGAGTTGCGCAAGGTGCGGCTCGGCAAAGCCGATGCGAATGTGGCGGCATGGGCGGAAAGCGTCGATGCCGCCGATCTATTCATCTCGGCCATCACCGTCATGGAGCTGGAGCTTGGCGTGTTGTCGATCGAACGCAAGGACGCCATCCAGGGCGCCATGCTGCGCTCATGGCTGGAGCAGCACGTATTACCCGAGTTCTCCGGGCGTACATTGCCGATCGATACCGCTGTGGCGCAACGCTGCGCCCGGTTGCATGTACCCGACAAGCGCGGCGAGCGCGACGCGCTCATCGCGGCGACGGCGCTGGTGCATGGCATGGCGGTGGTTACGCGCAACGTCTCTGACTTCGAGCCCACGGGAGTTTCCGTCGTCAATGCTTGGGAGCCGTTGCCATGA
- a CDS encoding type II toxin-antitoxin system Phd/YefM family antitoxin: MAITTLSSRELNQDVTRAKKATKSGPVFITDRGKPAHVLLSFEDYQRLTRQRRNIADALAMPGVADIEFEPPRVTIGARPADLS; the protein is encoded by the coding sequence ATGGCCATCACAACCCTATCCAGTCGGGAATTGAACCAAGACGTGACGCGGGCCAAGAAGGCCACCAAGAGCGGCCCGGTGTTCATCACGGATCGCGGCAAGCCTGCGCACGTGCTGTTGAGCTTCGAGGACTACCAACGGCTGACCAGGCAGCGGCGCAACATTGCCGATGCGCTGGCGATGCCGGGCGTTGCAGACATCGAGTTCGAGCCGCCGCGTGTGACGATTGGAGCCCGGCCGGCTGATCTTTCGTGA
- a CDS encoding helix-turn-helix transcriptional regulator: protein MTRVTLPGFDLDPDATDRPALASRLQVADHDAEIPVHEHRKGQLILALHGAVTCQVERALWIVPPQCGVWIPGGMPHSNRATANARLCYLFVEPGLVDLPQHCVTLSISPLVREMILHLADAPPDAPRDGHTDRLARVLLDELVQMPAERLYLPVSHHPKVRALADALAAHPADRSTITDWAKRLALGERTLTRLIARETGLSFGRWRQQLHLLIAIRDLAGGAPVQRVSESLGYESVTAFITMFKKALGLSPTRYFAVRSRGRASGGRDEG, encoded by the coding sequence ATGACGCGCGTGACGCTCCCCGGCTTCGATCTGGACCCGGACGCGACAGACCGGCCGGCGCTGGCCAGCCGCTTGCAGGTGGCCGATCACGATGCCGAGATCCCGGTGCACGAACACCGCAAGGGGCAGTTGATCCTCGCCCTGCACGGCGCCGTGACCTGCCAGGTCGAACGCGCCCTGTGGATCGTGCCGCCGCAGTGCGGCGTGTGGATTCCCGGCGGCATGCCGCACAGCAACCGCGCCACCGCCAATGCCCGCCTGTGCTACCTGTTCGTCGAGCCCGGCCTCGTGGACTTGCCGCAGCACTGCGTGACCCTGTCCATCTCGCCGCTGGTGCGGGAGATGATCCTGCACCTGGCCGACGCACCGCCCGACGCCCCGCGCGACGGGCACACCGACCGGCTCGCGCGCGTGCTGCTGGACGAACTGGTGCAGATGCCGGCGGAACGCCTGTACCTGCCGGTCAGCCACCACCCCAAGGTGCGGGCATTGGCCGACGCGCTGGCCGCGCATCCGGCGGACCGCAGCACCATCACCGACTGGGCCAAACGCCTGGCGCTGGGCGAGCGCACGCTGACGCGCCTGATCGCCCGCGAAACCGGCCTGTCCTTCGGCCGCTGGCGGCAACAGCTGCACCTGCTCATCGCCATCCGCGACCTGGCCGGCGGCGCCCCGGTCCAGCGCGTGTCCGAAAGCCTGGGCTACGAATCGGTCACCGCGTTCATCACGATGTTCAAGAAGGCGCTTGGGCTGTCGCCGACACGCTATTTTGCGGTGCGGTCGCGGGGTCGAGCTTCTGGTGGGCGGGATGAGGGGTGA